In the Mycolicibacterium thermoresistibile genome, one interval contains:
- the ectB gene encoding diaminobutyrate--2-oxoglutarate transaminase, with amino-acid sequence MSLLATTSETELPEVFSTIESEVRSYCRGWPAVMESARGSWITDVSGQRYLDFFAGAGALNYGHNNPKLKEPLLKYLMSDNIVHSLDMATAAKQEFLETFSELILKPRGLDYKVQFPGPTGANAVESALKLARKVTGRESIVSFTNAFHGMTLGALSVTGNSMKRAGAGVPLVHSTPMPYDNYFGGVTEDFQWFEKVLDDEGSGLNRPAAVIVETVQGEGGLNVARAEWLRALAELCHTRDILLIVDDVQMGCGRTGAFFSFEEAGITPDIVTLSKSISGYGLPMALTLFRRELDVWAPGEHNGTFRGHNPAFVTATAALKTYWQDDSFTAQTVRKGEFLRNELESIAARHEGVSARGRGMAQGLKFEQEDLAGAVCRAAFDRGLLMETSGPSDEVVKLLPPLTMSQEELEAGLGILADAVAATVD; translated from the coding sequence ATGTCATTGCTGGCAACCACTTCCGAAACTGAGCTGCCCGAGGTCTTCTCCACGATCGAATCCGAGGTCCGCAGCTACTGCCGCGGCTGGCCCGCGGTCATGGAAAGCGCCCGCGGATCGTGGATCACCGACGTGTCCGGACAGCGTTACCTGGACTTCTTCGCCGGCGCCGGCGCGCTCAACTACGGACACAACAACCCGAAACTCAAAGAGCCGCTGCTGAAATACCTGATGTCGGACAACATCGTCCACTCCCTGGACATGGCCACGGCAGCCAAACAGGAGTTCCTGGAGACCTTCTCCGAGCTGATCCTGAAGCCCCGGGGTCTGGACTACAAGGTGCAGTTCCCCGGCCCCACCGGCGCCAACGCGGTGGAGTCGGCCCTCAAGCTCGCCCGCAAGGTGACCGGACGAGAGTCGATCGTCAGCTTCACCAACGCTTTTCACGGGATGACCCTCGGCGCCCTGTCGGTGACCGGCAACTCGATGAAGCGTGCGGGCGCGGGTGTGCCGCTCGTGCACTCCACGCCGATGCCGTATGACAACTACTTCGGCGGTGTGACCGAGGACTTCCAGTGGTTCGAGAAGGTCCTCGACGACGAGGGCAGCGGGCTCAACCGCCCGGCGGCCGTGATCGTGGAGACCGTCCAGGGTGAGGGTGGTCTGAACGTGGCCCGGGCGGAATGGCTGCGGGCGCTGGCCGAACTCTGCCACACCCGCGACATCCTGCTGATCGTCGACGACGTGCAGATGGGCTGTGGCCGCACCGGCGCCTTCTTCAGCTTCGAAGAGGCCGGCATCACCCCCGATATCGTCACGCTGTCGAAATCCATCAGCGGCTACGGGCTGCCGATGGCGCTGACCCTGTTCCGCCGCGAATTGGACGTGTGGGCCCCGGGTGAGCACAACGGCACCTTCCGCGGCCACAACCCCGCCTTCGTCACCGCGACCGCCGCGCTGAAGACGTACTGGCAGGACGACTCCTTCACCGCACAGACCGTGCGCAAGGGCGAATTCCTGCGCAACGAGCTGGAATCGATCGCGGCCCGCCACGAGGGCGTCAGCGCCCGCGGACGCGGAATGGCGCAGGGCCTGAAGTTCGAGCAGGAGGACCTGGCCGGCGCGGTGTGCCGCGCGGCGTTCGACCGGGGTCTGCTGATGGAGACCAGCGGACCGTCCGACGAGGTCGTCAAACTGCTTCCGCCGCTGACGATGTCGCAGGAAGAGCTGGAGGCCGGGCTGGGGATCCTGGCCGACGCCGTGGCCGCTACCGTCGACTAG
- the thpD gene encoding ectoine hydroxylase — protein sequence MTQTHVVDHYPTRLDHAIAPIPRVDPTVWGTAGDGPLPQRVLDEFSDRGYLIRPDAVPDDWLPRLRHELDRIGADVDDGDPRVIREPSGSIRSIFEPHLLSELIDQVVHLDTVLPVARQLLGGDVYIHQARINFMPGFTGTGFYWHSDFETWHAEDGMPAIRAVSCSIALTENYPYNGSLMVMPGSHRTFYPCVGATPVNNHTTSLVRQDIGVPDQTTLTKVADQHGIDQFTGPPGTALWFDANLLHGSGSNITPFPRSNIFLVFNSVDNALTEPFAAPQRRPEYLAARTVRPLRPVA from the coding sequence ATGACCCAGACACACGTCGTTGACCACTATCCGACCCGGTTGGACCACGCGATCGCGCCCATCCCCCGCGTCGACCCCACGGTGTGGGGTACCGCCGGGGACGGGCCGCTGCCGCAGCGGGTGCTCGACGAGTTCAGCGACCGCGGTTACCTGATCCGCCCCGACGCCGTTCCCGACGATTGGCTCCCGCGGTTGCGTCATGAGCTCGACCGCATCGGCGCCGACGTCGATGACGGCGACCCGCGGGTGATCCGGGAACCCAGCGGCAGCATCCGCTCGATCTTCGAACCGCACCTGCTCAGCGAATTGATCGACCAGGTGGTCCATCTGGACACCGTGCTGCCCGTCGCCCGCCAACTGCTCGGCGGCGACGTCTACATCCACCAGGCGCGGATCAACTTCATGCCGGGGTTCACCGGCACCGGGTTCTACTGGCACTCCGATTTCGAGACCTGGCACGCCGAGGACGGCATGCCCGCGATCCGGGCGGTGTCGTGTTCGATCGCGCTGACCGAGAACTACCCCTACAACGGGTCGCTGATGGTGATGCCCGGATCCCACCGGACGTTCTATCCCTGCGTCGGGGCGACACCGGTGAACAACCACACCACCTCGCTGGTGCGCCAGGACATCGGGGTGCCGGATCAGACCACGCTGACCAAGGTGGCCGACCAGCACGGGATCGACCAGTTCACCGGGCCGCCCGGCACCGCGCTGTGGTTCGACGCCAACCTGCTGCACGGTTCGGGCTCCAACATCACACCGTTCCCGCGGTCGAACATCTTTCTGGTGTTCAACTCGGTGGACAACGCGCTGACCGAACCGTTCGCGGCGCCCCAGCGACGGCCGGAGTACCTGGCCGCGCGCACGGTGCGCCCGCTGCGACCCGTCGCCTGA
- a CDS encoding glutamate decarboxylase, which produces MSRKYRPGVQITPAYTGRLATNPVPSLRLPDDPMAPEAVYRFISDELMLDGSSRLNLATFVTTWMDPEAEKLMAQTFDKNMIDKDEYPATAAIEQRCVCMVADLFHAEDLRDDDPSSATGVSTIGSSEAVMLAGLALKWRWRRRMEKAGKDWRSRTPNLIMGANVQVVWEKFARYFDVEPRYLPMEKGRYVITPQQVLEHVDEDTIGVVAILGTTFTGELEPVGEICAALDKLAADGGPDVPVHVDAASGGFVVPFLHPDLEWDFRLPRVVSINVSGHKYGLTYPGIGFVVWRSAEHLPEDLVFRVNYLGGDMPTFTLNFSRPGNQVVGQYYNFLRLGRAGYGQVMKTLSDTARWLGDQLRASEHFEVISDGTAIPVVSFRLTGDRGYTEFDVSHALRAYGWQVPAYTMPENATDVAVLRVVVREGLSADLARVLCDDMMTVIEQLDELKPGGQFDSLQPFAH; this is translated from the coding sequence ATGTCGCGGAAGTACCGGCCCGGTGTTCAGATCACACCTGCCTATACAGGCCGGTTGGCCACCAATCCCGTTCCGTCGCTGCGTCTCCCCGACGATCCGATGGCGCCGGAAGCGGTGTACCGATTCATCTCCGACGAGCTGATGCTCGACGGCAGCTCCCGGCTGAACCTGGCGACGTTCGTCACCACGTGGATGGATCCGGAGGCCGAGAAGCTGATGGCCCAGACGTTCGACAAGAACATGATCGACAAGGACGAGTACCCGGCCACCGCGGCGATCGAACAGCGCTGTGTGTGCATGGTGGCGGACCTGTTCCACGCCGAGGATCTGCGGGACGACGACCCGTCCAGCGCGACCGGGGTCTCCACGATCGGTTCGAGTGAGGCGGTCATGCTGGCCGGGCTGGCGTTGAAGTGGCGCTGGCGCCGGCGGATGGAAAAGGCCGGCAAGGACTGGCGGTCGAGAACCCCCAACCTGATCATGGGCGCCAACGTGCAGGTGGTGTGGGAGAAGTTCGCCCGGTATTTCGACGTCGAACCGCGTTATCTGCCGATGGAGAAGGGCCGCTACGTCATCACCCCGCAGCAGGTGCTCGAGCACGTCGACGAGGACACGATCGGGGTGGTGGCGATCCTGGGCACCACGTTCACCGGGGAACTGGAGCCGGTCGGTGAGATCTGTGCCGCGCTGGACAAGCTGGCCGCCGACGGGGGACCGGATGTGCCGGTGCACGTGGACGCCGCCAGCGGGGGCTTCGTCGTCCCGTTCCTGCACCCCGATCTGGAGTGGGACTTCCGGCTGCCGAGGGTGGTGTCGATCAACGTCAGCGGCCACAAGTACGGGCTGACCTATCCGGGCATCGGGTTCGTCGTCTGGCGCAGCGCCGAGCATCTGCCCGAGGACCTGGTCTTCCGGGTGAACTATCTCGGCGGGGACATGCCGACCTTCACGCTGAACTTCTCCCGGCCCGGAAACCAGGTCGTCGGCCAGTACTACAACTTCCTGCGGTTGGGCCGGGCCGGTTACGGACAGGTGATGAAGACCCTGTCCGACACCGCCCGCTGGCTGGGCGATCAGCTGCGGGCCAGCGAGCATTTCGAGGTGATCTCGGACGGCACGGCCATCCCGGTGGTCAGCTTCCGGTTGACCGGTGACCGCGGTTACACCGAGTTCGACGTCTCGCACGCCTTGCGCGCCTACGGATGGCAGGTGCCGGCCTACACCATGCCCGAGAACGCCACCGATGTCGCCGTGCTGCGCGTCGTCGTTCGCGAAGGGCTGTCCGCCGATCTGGCCCGCGTGCTGTGCGATGACATGATGACCGTCATCGAACAGCTCGACGAGCTCAAGCCAGGCGGTCAGTTCGACTCGCTGCAGCCGTTCGCGCACTGA
- the ectA gene encoding diaminobutyrate acetyltransferase, which produces MHDPDSDPGPLSTIESPQPPRRWDAHLRRPQAADALGMREIAIATDVLDVNSTYAYLLFATDFAATSIVADVDGELHGFITGYHPPDRPEVLFVWQVAAAPAAQKTGLASAMLDHLVHRVRTDRHGHPVTVEATVTPSNTASRAFFGAFARRHGVPLIEQPHFTADMLDRHGDHEDEPILRIGPITAPLTS; this is translated from the coding sequence ATGCACGATCCTGATAGTGACCCAGGACCGCTCTCCACAATCGAATCTCCCCAACCACCGCGTCGATGGGACGCCCACCTGAGGCGGCCGCAAGCAGCAGACGCGCTCGGTATGCGCGAGATCGCCATTGCGACCGACGTCCTCGACGTCAACTCCACCTACGCCTATCTCCTTTTCGCCACTGATTTCGCGGCGACCTCGATCGTCGCCGACGTCGACGGCGAGCTGCACGGCTTCATCACGGGATATCACCCGCCCGACCGGCCCGAGGTGTTGTTCGTCTGGCAGGTGGCCGCCGCACCGGCCGCCCAGAAAACCGGGCTGGCCAGCGCCATGTTGGACCACCTGGTCCACCGGGTACGCACCGATCGGCACGGCCACCCCGTCACCGTCGAGGCGACGGTGACCCCGAGCAACACCGCATCACGCGCGTTCTTCGGCGCTTTCGCGCGGCGGCACGGGGTCCCGCTGATCGAACAGCCGCACTTCACCGCAGACATGCTCGACCGTCACGGGGACCACGAAGATGAGCCGATCCTGCGCATCGGGCCCATCACCGCCCCACTGACCAGCTGA
- a CDS encoding NAD(P)H-hydrate dehydratase translates to MLHYYSAEAIRAAEAPLLASLPTGALMRRAAFGLATVIGRELVARTGGVAGRRVCAVVGSGDNGGDALWAGTFLRRRGASVSAILLAGDRTHPRALAAFRRAGGRVVETLPPDLDLVIDGVVGIGGSGPLRPPAAAVFGAVDEAGIPVVAVDVPSGIDVHTGAAEGPHVRATVTVTFGGLKPVHALADCGRVDLIDIGLDLEPGDLRGFDAAEVAARWPRPGPADDKYTQGVAGILAGSATYPGAAVLCVGAAVATTSGMVRYAGSAAAHVLSSWPEVIATERPETAGRVQAWVVGPGLGTDDTAAETLEFALRTDLPVLVDADGLTLLAARPELVRGRSAPTVLTPHAGEFARLASGPPGADRVAAARRLAEDLGATVLLKGHVTVIAEPGGPVYLNPAGESWSATAGSGDVLSGMIGALLASGLPAVEAAAAAAFVHSRAANLSAADPGPHSTQTSASRILQHIRTAVARL, encoded by the coding sequence ATGCTGCACTACTACAGCGCCGAGGCGATCCGGGCCGCCGAGGCGCCGCTGCTGGCGAGTTTGCCCACCGGCGCGTTGATGCGGCGCGCCGCGTTCGGACTGGCCACGGTGATCGGCCGCGAGTTGGTGGCCCGCACCGGCGGTGTCGCCGGGCGGCGGGTGTGCGCGGTGGTCGGCTCCGGTGACAACGGCGGTGACGCGCTGTGGGCGGGCACTTTTCTGCGACGCCGCGGCGCATCGGTGTCGGCGATACTGCTCGCCGGCGACCGCACTCATCCCCGGGCGCTGGCCGCCTTCCGCCGGGCCGGTGGGAGGGTCGTCGAAACCCTGCCTCCGGACCTGGACCTGGTGATCGACGGGGTGGTCGGCATCGGCGGCTCCGGGCCGCTGCGGCCGCCGGCTGCCGCGGTGTTCGGCGCAGTCGACGAGGCCGGGATACCGGTGGTGGCGGTGGACGTGCCCAGCGGCATCGATGTGCACACCGGGGCCGCCGAGGGTCCGCACGTGCGCGCTACCGTCACAGTGACGTTCGGTGGACTCAAACCGGTGCACGCTCTCGCGGACTGCGGGCGGGTGGACCTCATCGACATCGGGCTGGATCTCGAACCCGGTGACCTACGGGGTTTCGATGCCGCCGAGGTGGCCGCCCGGTGGCCGCGGCCGGGGCCCGCCGATGACAAGTACACCCAGGGCGTGGCCGGCATCCTGGCCGGTTCCGCGACCTATCCGGGGGCCGCGGTGCTGTGCGTCGGAGCTGCCGTCGCGACCACGTCCGGCATGGTGCGATACGCCGGAAGTGCAGCGGCGCACGTTCTTTCGAGCTGGCCGGAGGTCATCGCGACCGAACGCCCGGAAACCGCCGGCCGGGTTCAGGCGTGGGTGGTCGGGCCCGGCCTGGGCACCGACGACACCGCGGCCGAGACGCTGGAGTTCGCGCTGCGCACCGATCTGCCGGTGCTCGTCGACGCCGACGGTCTGACCCTGCTGGCCGCCCGCCCGGAACTGGTGCGGGGACGTTCCGCACCCACGGTGCTGACCCCGCACGCGGGGGAGTTCGCCCGGCTGGCTTCCGGCCCGCCCGGTGCCGACCGGGTCGCCGCGGCGCGGCGGTTGGCCGAGGACCTGGGCGCCACGGTGCTCCTCAAGGGGCATGTCACGGTGATCGCCGAACCCGGCGGACCGGTCTACCTCAATCCCGCCGGGGAATCCTGGTCCGCCACCGCCGGGTCCGGCGATGTGCTGTCCGGGATGATCGGTGCGCTGCTGGCCTCCGGCCTGCCCGCCGTGGAGGCCGCCGCAGCGGCGGCGTTCGTGCACAGCCGGGCCGCGAACCTGTCGGCCGCCGACCCCGGCCCACACTCCACGCAGACCTCGGCGTCGAGGATCCTGCAGCACATCCGCACCGCAGTTGCCCGCCTCTGA
- a CDS encoding alpha/beta fold hydrolase yields MTPTDLAVPDVRIGPHRDIGHFRDAAAFDRFLEVYRRGMATLPTFEVRDVTTAFGTVRAYRFDGPAGPPVVLLPGRNAATPMYRGNLPTLLRQRTVYGIDLLGEAGLSVQHTPIRSADDIAHWLDDALAGLGLPHAHLLGVSIGGWTAMNLAVRRPQRVASLTLLDPVFTFAPVRTTPMLASIALIAPGVPPALRRRVLRWISGGADIDAAADEAALIATASRNFVLRQPIPRSFSDDQLRSVTRPVLALIAGRSVMLDAQRATRRARSMLPHGEVELWPAASHAINGEYPERIAQRAAEFWTRVDSDSPHRG; encoded by the coding sequence ATGACACCGACCGATCTGGCTGTCCCCGATGTCCGGATCGGACCGCACCGCGATATCGGGCATTTCCGCGATGCGGCGGCCTTCGACCGGTTCCTCGAGGTGTACCGGCGCGGCATGGCGACGTTGCCGACGTTCGAGGTTCGCGATGTCACCACGGCGTTCGGCACCGTCCGGGCCTACCGGTTCGACGGACCCGCGGGCCCGCCGGTGGTGCTGTTGCCCGGCCGCAACGCCGCCACGCCGATGTACCGCGGAAATCTGCCGACGCTGCTGCGACAGCGCACCGTGTACGGCATCGATCTGCTCGGGGAGGCCGGCCTGAGCGTGCAGCACACCCCGATCCGTTCGGCCGACGACATCGCGCACTGGCTCGACGACGCCCTGGCCGGGCTGGGGTTGCCGCACGCTCATCTGCTCGGTGTGTCGATCGGCGGTTGGACGGCGATGAACCTGGCGGTGCGGCGCCCGCAGCGGGTGGCGTCGCTGACGCTGCTCGACCCGGTCTTCACGTTCGCGCCGGTGCGAACCACCCCGATGTTGGCGTCGATCGCGCTGATCGCGCCGGGGGTCCCGCCAGCGCTGCGTCGCCGGGTGCTCCGCTGGATCTCCGGCGGAGCCGACATCGACGCCGCCGCGGACGAGGCTGCGCTGATCGCCACGGCGTCACGCAATTTCGTGCTGCGACAACCTATTCCGCGATCCTTCAGCGACGATCAGTTGCGGTCCGTCACCCGACCGGTGCTGGCGCTGATCGCGGGCCGCAGCGTGATGCTCGACGCGCAGCGCGCCACCCGCCGGGCGCGGTCGATGTTGCCGCACGGGGAGGTGGAACTCTGGCCGGCGGCCTCCCACGCCATCAACGGCGAGTACCCCGAGCGGATCGCGCAGCGCGCCGCGGAGTTCTGGACCCGCGTCGACTCCGACTCTCCCCACCGGGGGTGA
- the glmS gene encoding glutamine--fructose-6-phosphate transaminase (isomerizing) has translation MCGIVGYVGARNALDIVVDALRRMEYRGYDSAGVALLDGAGGLTVRRRAGRLANLEAELAATDPGLLAGTAGLGHTRWATHGRPTDRNAHPHRDASGKFAVAHNGIIENNAVLRAELEAAGVEFASDTDTEVAVHLLARAYQHGETAGDFVASVLSVLRRLDGHFTLVFANADEPGTIIAARRSTPLVVGVGDGEMFVGSDVAAFIEHTRDAVELGQDQAVVITADSYRVLDFLGADVTAQARHFHIDWDLSAAEKGGYEYFMLKEIAEQPAAVADTLLGHFVDGRIVLDEQRLSDQELREVDKVFVVACGTAYHSGLLAKYAIEHWTRLPVEVELASEFRYRDPVLDRSTLVVAISQSGETADTLEAVRHAKAQKAKVLAICNTNGSQIPRESDAVLYTRAGPEIGVAATKTFLAQIVANYLVGLALAQARGTKYPDEVEREYRELEAMPALVQRVVSTVEPVSALARQFAGAPAVLFLGRHVGYPVALEGALKLKELAYMHAEGFAAGELKHGPIALIEEGLPVIVVMPSPKHALTLHGKLLSNIREIQARGAVTIVIAEEGDDTVRPYADHLIEIPVVSTLFQPLLSTVPLQVFAASVAQARGYDVDKPRNLAKSVTVE, from the coding sequence ATGTGTGGGATCGTCGGCTATGTGGGGGCGCGCAACGCCCTCGACATCGTGGTCGACGCGCTGCGCCGGATGGAATACCGGGGATACGACTCCGCCGGGGTGGCCCTCCTCGACGGCGCCGGCGGCCTGACGGTACGTCGACGCGCGGGACGATTGGCGAATCTGGAAGCCGAGCTGGCCGCCACCGACCCCGGCCTGCTGGCCGGCACGGCCGGTCTGGGACACACCCGGTGGGCCACCCACGGCCGGCCCACCGACCGCAACGCCCACCCGCACCGTGACGCCTCGGGGAAGTTCGCGGTCGCGCACAACGGCATCATCGAGAACAACGCGGTGTTGCGCGCGGAACTCGAAGCCGCCGGTGTGGAGTTCGCCAGCGACACCGACACCGAGGTCGCGGTCCACCTGCTGGCCCGGGCCTATCAGCACGGAGAGACCGCCGGGGATTTCGTCGCCTCGGTGCTGTCGGTGTTGCGGCGGCTGGACGGCCACTTCACGCTGGTGTTCGCCAACGCCGACGAACCGGGCACCATCATCGCCGCCCGCCGGTCCACCCCGTTGGTGGTCGGGGTCGGTGACGGGGAGATGTTCGTCGGATCGGACGTCGCCGCGTTCATCGAGCACACCCGCGACGCGGTGGAACTGGGACAGGATCAGGCCGTCGTGATCACCGCCGACAGCTACCGGGTGCTGGACTTCCTCGGCGCCGACGTGACCGCCCAGGCCCGGCACTTCCACATCGACTGGGATCTGTCGGCCGCCGAGAAGGGCGGCTACGAGTACTTCATGCTCAAGGAGATCGCCGAACAGCCCGCGGCGGTCGCCGACACGCTGCTGGGCCACTTCGTCGACGGCCGCATCGTGCTCGACGAGCAGCGCCTCTCCGACCAGGAGCTGCGCGAGGTCGACAAGGTCTTCGTGGTCGCCTGCGGCACCGCATACCACTCCGGGCTGCTGGCCAAGTACGCGATCGAACACTGGACCCGGTTGCCGGTCGAGGTCGAGCTGGCCAGCGAGTTCCGCTACCGCGATCCGGTGCTGGACCGCAGCACCCTGGTGGTGGCGATCTCCCAGTCCGGGGAGACCGCCGACACCCTGGAGGCGGTGCGCCACGCCAAGGCCCAGAAGGCCAAGGTGCTGGCGATCTGCAACACCAACGGCAGCCAGATCCCGCGGGAGTCCGACGCGGTGCTCTACACCCGCGCCGGGCCGGAGATCGGGGTGGCCGCCACCAAGACGTTCCTGGCGCAGATCGTCGCCAACTATCTGGTCGGCCTGGCGCTGGCACAGGCGCGCGGCACCAAGTACCCCGACGAGGTCGAACGGGAGTACCGCGAACTGGAGGCGATGCCGGCGCTGGTGCAGCGGGTGGTGTCCACCGTCGAACCGGTCTCGGCGCTGGCCCGGCAGTTCGCCGGGGCGCCGGCGGTGCTCTTCCTGGGCCGCCATGTCGGCTACCCGGTGGCGCTTGAGGGGGCGCTCAAGCTCAAAGAGCTGGCGTACATGCATGCCGAGGGGTTCGCCGCCGGTGAGCTCAAACACGGCCCGATCGCCCTCATCGAGGAGGGCCTGCCGGTCATCGTGGTGATGCCGTCGCCCAAACATGCGTTGACGCTGCACGGCAAGTTGTTGAGCAACATCCGGGAGATCCAGGCGCGCGGCGCGGTCACCATCGTCATCGCCGAGGAGGGCGACGACACGGTCCGCCCGTACGCCGACCATCTCATCGAGATCCCGGTGGTGTCAACGCTTTTCCAGCCGTTGCTGTCCACCGTTCCGCTGCAGGTGTTCGCCGCCTCGGTGGCGCAGGCCCGCGGCTACGACGTCGACAAACCGCGTAATCTGGCCAAATCCGTCACGGTGGAATGA
- a CDS encoding dienelactone hydrolase family protein, producing MASTKKLFAALRRRGPHRVLRGDLAFAGLPGVVFTPEKGFNLPGVAFGHDWLAGADRYQGTLEHLASWGIVAAAPATETGVAPSVLNFAFDLGTTLDIITGVRLGPGQISVHPAKLGVVGHGFGGSAAVFTAAGLPRKPKAVAALFPSVTQPRAEEPAATLNVPGLILTAPGDPMTLRSNAVELARAWPTATLRAVDKGKAGGLIEGRRLARVVGLPGADRGTQKTVRALLTGYLLHLLTGDKTYRAFAEPDAALPRTSLIDPTADDPVALEDKVVALLKP from the coding sequence GTGGCGAGCACGAAGAAGCTCTTCGCGGCCCTGCGCCGTCGTGGACCGCACCGGGTGCTGCGTGGCGACCTGGCGTTCGCCGGACTTCCCGGCGTGGTGTTCACCCCCGAGAAGGGGTTCAATCTGCCCGGGGTCGCGTTCGGGCACGACTGGCTGGCCGGGGCCGACCGGTACCAGGGCACGCTGGAACATCTGGCCTCGTGGGGCATCGTCGCCGCGGCGCCGGCCACCGAGACCGGGGTGGCCCCGTCGGTGCTCAATTTCGCATTCGACCTGGGCACCACGCTGGACATCATCACCGGGGTGCGGCTCGGCCCGGGCCAGATCAGCGTGCATCCCGCCAAGCTCGGGGTGGTGGGGCACGGTTTCGGCGGATCGGCGGCGGTGTTCACGGCCGCAGGCCTGCCGCGGAAACCCAAGGCCGTCGCGGCGCTGTTCCCGTCGGTCACCCAACCCCGCGCCGAGGAGCCGGCGGCGACGCTGAACGTGCCCGGCCTCATCCTGACCGCGCCGGGGGATCCCATGACGCTGCGGTCCAACGCCGTGGAACTGGCCCGCGCCTGGCCGACGGCGACGCTGCGCGCGGTGGACAAGGGCAAGGCCGGCGGCCTGATCGAGGGCCGGCGGCTGGCCCGGGTGGTGGGCCTGCCCGGCGCCGACCGCGGCACCCAGAAGACCGTTCGGGCACTGCTCACCGGCTATCTGCTGCACCTGCTGACCGGCGACAAGACCTATCGGGCATTCGCCGAACCCGACGCCGCGCTGCCCAGGACCTCGCTCATCGACCCGACCGCCGACGACCCGGTCGCCCTCGAGGACAAGGTCGTCGCCCTGCTGAAACCCTGA
- a CDS encoding ectoine synthase, which produces MIVRTTDEITGTERDVSGGSWRSKRIILADDGVGFSFHETTIETGAVCDFHYRYHVEAVWVVEGRGTLTDKETGEVHELRPGTMYLLDGHERHRVTCTEQLRMFCVFNPPVTGREVHDETGAYPPPEALPA; this is translated from the coding sequence ATGATCGTGCGCACCACTGACGAGATCACCGGAACCGAACGCGATGTGTCGGGCGGTTCCTGGCGGTCGAAACGGATCATCCTCGCCGACGACGGTGTCGGCTTCTCGTTCCACGAGACCACCATCGAGACCGGCGCGGTGTGTGACTTCCACTACCGCTACCACGTGGAGGCGGTGTGGGTGGTGGAAGGCCGGGGCACCCTCACCGACAAGGAGACCGGTGAGGTTCACGAGCTGCGTCCGGGCACCATGTACCTGCTCGACGGCCACGAACGCCACCGCGTCACCTGCACCGAACAACTGCGGATGTTCTGTGTGTTCAATCCCCCGGTGACCGGCCGGGAGGTGCACGACGAGACCGGCGCCTATCCGCCGCCCGAAGCACTTCCGGCCTGA